Proteins from a genomic interval of Neisseria arctica:
- a CDS encoding YczE/YyaS/YitT family protein, producing MKNNGKVLPRTPWSANHLWEFSTKPFTVLLLSLVLFGIGEGLLVIAQLGSTPWTVLAQGISASSGIHLGWTTFWISVAVLLAWIPLHQRPGLGTMMNILVIAATLGIFVQYIQPVNSFWQQLAACVAGVTIVGIASALYLTCHLGAGPRDGLMVGLCRAIGWRVGLVRTLIEGGVCLVGWLLGGAVGLGTLLFAFGVGWVVQAALQFLARHYNTECHSE from the coding sequence ATGAAAAACAACGGCAAAGTTTTGCCTCGCACACCATGGTCGGCAAACCATCTTTGGGAGTTTTCAACTAAACCATTCACTGTTTTACTCCTCTCGCTGGTTCTTTTCGGCATCGGAGAAGGGCTACTTGTTATTGCCCAACTCGGTTCTACACCGTGGACGGTACTTGCACAAGGCATTTCTGCCTCATCCGGCATCCATTTAGGCTGGACAACTTTTTGGATTAGTGTGGCGGTGCTACTGGCCTGGATTCCGCTACACCAACGCCCCGGCTTGGGTACGATGATGAACATATTGGTGATTGCGGCAACGCTTGGTATTTTTGTCCAATATATTCAACCTGTTAACAGTTTTTGGCAGCAGCTGGCAGCCTGTGTGGCGGGGGTAACCATCGTTGGCATTGCCTCGGCACTCTACCTCACCTGCCATTTGGGAGCAGGCCCGAGAGACGGCTTGATGGTTGGTTTGTGCAGAGCCATCGGCTGGCGAGTGGGTTTGGTGCGCACTTTGATCGAAGGCGGCGTGTGCTTGGTCGGGTGGTTGCTGGGCGGAGCGGTAGGCTTGGGTACGCTGTTGTTTGCATTTGGCGTCGGCTGGGTAGTACAAGCAGCTCTACAGTTTTTAGCACGACATTACAACACCGAGTGCCATTCGGAATAG
- a CDS encoding ferric reductase-like transmembrane domain-containing protein: protein MNTASARQPIPWFTIISAALIGTAAAIAVSAQWALPLAQSLSSDAPGYWLLSRSSGLAAYFSMSLSVLFGLLLSSRAAKAANFAPTAMALHDFTALLGLALALFHALVLLGDNYVRPGLYDLLLPFALPHELRIWIGLGQCGFYIGLLIMTAHYLRRHLHGSLWRWIHPLAFLSYVLITAHGLLSGTDSHKTWVMAVYIVPNLIIGIFSVYRLLTMFADNRKTPKSAKVSAG, encoded by the coding sequence ATGAATACCGCCTCTGCCCGACAACCCATACCTTGGTTTACCATCATATCTGCGGCCCTTATCGGTACTGCTGCCGCCATAGCGGTTTCCGCCCAGTGGGCCCTCCCCCTCGCCCAATCCCTCTCTTCCGATGCCCCGGGCTATTGGCTACTCTCACGTTCATCAGGGCTAGCCGCTTATTTTTCCATGAGTTTGAGCGTGTTATTCGGCCTGCTGCTGTCGAGCCGTGCCGCCAAAGCTGCCAATTTCGCGCCAACTGCAATGGCATTGCACGATTTCACCGCACTGCTGGGGCTGGCACTGGCACTTTTTCACGCACTGGTTCTCTTGGGAGACAACTATGTCCGACCCGGCCTCTACGACTTACTACTACCGTTTGCCCTGCCGCACGAATTAAGAATATGGATAGGTTTGGGGCAGTGCGGCTTTTACATCGGCCTCCTGATTATGACCGCCCATTACCTGCGCCGTCACCTGCATGGCTCGCTGTGGCGATGGATTCATCCCTTGGCATTTCTATCCTATGTTTTGATTACGGCCCACGGCCTTCTTTCAGGCACAGACAGCCACAAAACTTGGGTTATGGCAGTTTATATCGTTCCTAATTTAATAATCGGTATCTTTTCCGTTTACCGGCTGCTAACGATGTTTGCAGACAACCGCAAGACACCCAAGTCTGCCAAAGTATCTGCCGGATAA
- a CDS encoding FAD:protein FMN transferase has product MLEIEFRAMGSTVQILLESTDTSAQAALEKAPRWFAEWENRLSRFIPDSELNCLNRNGGGYASEDFWAALQVALYAARYSNGLVTPTVLPALLHAGYDVSFEKIAARYNCPDAVFTWPQSRPCSDWKNIECCSDTRSIRLHGAKIDLGGTAKGWSAQQAANRLAGYGAVLVNAGGDIAISGTPETQPGWPIAIIDPINQEKTAASFYLQQGCVATSGRDYRRWQRQGQMQHHIINPANGLPAQSDIVCATVTAPNIIEAETAAKTLVILGSIDAQHWLVDKNNLSACWYSETQGWQTSGNFDWLHAPHTALLDPHLETTL; this is encoded by the coding sequence AAGCGGCTTTGGAAAAAGCGCCCCGGTGGTTTGCCGAATGGGAAAACCGCCTGAGCCGTTTCATACCCGACAGTGAGCTGAACTGCCTCAACCGAAACGGTGGCGGCTATGCAAGCGAGGATTTTTGGGCTGCCTTACAAGTGGCTCTTTACGCGGCGCGATACAGCAACGGCTTGGTTACGCCCACCGTACTACCTGCCTTGTTGCATGCCGGATATGATGTTTCATTCGAAAAAATAGCCGCCCGATACAACTGCCCCGATGCCGTATTTACATGGCCGCAATCCCGCCCCTGCTCCGATTGGAAAAATATCGAATGCTGCTCTGATACCCGTAGTATCCGATTACATGGCGCAAAAATTGATTTAGGCGGTACAGCAAAAGGGTGGAGCGCGCAACAAGCCGCCAACCGTTTGGCCGGATATGGTGCGGTATTGGTAAACGCCGGAGGAGATATTGCCATATCCGGCACACCTGAAACACAGCCGGGCTGGCCGATTGCCATTATCGATCCGATAAATCAAGAAAAAACCGCAGCTTCTTTCTATTTGCAGCAGGGCTGCGTCGCTACTTCCGGGCGGGACTATCGCCGCTGGCAGCGGCAAGGCCAAATGCAGCATCATATTATCAACCCCGCCAACGGATTACCCGCACAAAGCGATATTGTCTGCGCCACTGTAACCGCACCCAATATCATTGAAGCAGAAACCGCTGCCAAAACACTCGTCATACTTGGCAGTATTGATGCGCAACATTGGTTGGTAGATAAAAACAATCTATCTGCCTGCTGGTACAGTGAAACGCAAGGTTGGCAAACAAGCGGAAATTTCGATTGGCTGCACGCACCGCATACTGCCCTGCTTGATCCCCATTTGGAAACAACACTATGA